One genomic region from Thermoleptolyngbya sichuanensis A183 encodes:
- a CDS encoding ABC transporter ATP-binding protein: MSTAPLLTVESVYAGYIQDLDILQGVNFRVYPGEIVVVVGPNGAGKSTLAKAIFGLLTPHSGRIHFRNEDITGLKSDQIVQRGMCYVPQIANVFPSLTIEENLEMGAFTRSGSVQNLKQKIFDAFPRLAERRRQRAGTLSGGERQMLAMGRALMLDPELLILDEPSAALSPILVNDVFERIRQINQMGMAIMLVEQNARKALAMAHRGYVLDTGRDRIEGPGPELLNNPRVSELYLGVRPAS; the protein is encoded by the coding sequence ATGTCCACGGCTCCCTTGCTCACCGTCGAATCGGTCTATGCAGGCTACATCCAGGATCTCGATATTCTCCAGGGCGTAAATTTTCGTGTATACCCTGGCGAAATCGTGGTGGTCGTGGGCCCCAACGGCGCAGGCAAATCGACCCTAGCAAAGGCCATCTTTGGGCTGCTAACGCCCCATAGCGGTCGGATTCACTTTCGCAACGAAGACATCACTGGGCTGAAATCGGATCAGATTGTGCAACGTGGCATGTGCTACGTGCCGCAAATCGCCAATGTGTTTCCGTCGCTGACGATTGAGGAAAACCTGGAGATGGGCGCGTTCACGCGCTCCGGCTCGGTGCAAAACCTGAAGCAGAAAATTTTTGACGCATTCCCCAGGCTGGCTGAGCGGCGGCGACAACGGGCAGGAACGCTATCGGGTGGAGAACGGCAAATGCTGGCGATGGGGCGGGCGCTGATGCTCGATCCGGAGCTGCTGATCTTGGATGAGCCGTCGGCGGCGCTCTCGCCTATTCTGGTGAATGACGTGTTTGAGCGCATTCGGCAGATTAACCAAATGGGCATGGCGATTATGCTGGTGGAGCAAAATGCCCGCAAAGCCCTGGCAATGGCCCATCGGGGTTACGTGCTGGATACTGGGCGCGATCGCATCGAAGGACCGGGTCCCGAACTGCTCAATAATCCTCGTGTCAGCGAACTCTATCTCGGCGTGCGCCCCGCGTCCTGA
- a CDS encoding heavy metal-binding domain-containing protein — MLLTTASQIGDLQIVDHLGIVSGEAILGANIFKDFFAGIRDIVGGRSAAYERSLREAKDTAMREMVEQAERLGANAVIAIDIDYETIAISNGGSMLMVAVSGTAVRYV, encoded by the coding sequence ATCCTGCTCACTACGGCCAGCCAAATCGGTGACCTCCAGATTGTCGATCATCTCGGCATTGTCAGCGGGGAGGCCATTTTGGGCGCGAATATCTTCAAGGACTTCTTTGCGGGCATCCGCGACATTGTGGGTGGGCGATCGGCCGCCTACGAGCGATCGCTCCGCGAAGCCAAAGACACCGCTATGCGCGAAATGGTGGAACAGGCTGAGCGCTTGGGTGCAAACGCCGTGATCGCCATTGATATCGACTACGAAACCATCGCCATCAGCAACGGTGGCAGTATGCTGATGGTCGCCGTCAGCGGCACAGCCGTCCGCTACGTCTAG
- a CDS encoding indolepyruvate ferredoxin oxidoreductase subunit alpha produces MPHTIVTHVCEGVADCVDACPVACINPGPGKNNKGTEWYWIDFSTCIDCGICLQVCPVEGAIVPEERPDLQETP; encoded by the coding sequence GTGCCGCATACGATTGTGACCCACGTCTGCGAAGGCGTTGCTGACTGTGTAGATGCCTGCCCTGTTGCCTGCATCAACCCTGGCCCCGGCAAAAACAACAAGGGAACTGAATGGTACTGGATTGACTTTAGTACCTGCATCGACTGCGGCATTTGTCTGCAAGTGTGCCCCGTGGAAGGGGCAATCGTGCCTGAAGAAAGGCCCGATCTCCAGGAAACTCCTTGA
- a CDS encoding glycosyltransferase family 4 protein yields MQYHIVLSGTRWAQTNEEIKLGKRPRNYIALLQEELGACIDMPNVEASSADKVRSKLFAGRPENWALARQLVKQLTSDDVVFCSAEDSSIPFSAYCVGKKDRPKVVSLFQNFDRPRNRLTARWLRIAKSTDLFVVGSKFQQDLVCRDLNLPKSRVLYLPQFVDTNFFTPGLPSPDKKRPIIASAGLENRDYRLVAAATQDMDLDVKVCDASRFAKRLKKSFPDVVPANMEFRYYEMGELVQLYRDADIFVMSVFESDYHAGSTSLIEAMACKRPIIATATKGLSSYLDPDAILTVRPGDAEGLRNAISYLFNNPDEAKKRAERAYQIVMERHSLEVYANTIAARMRELGGGDRPDESIIIEPARQPANLV; encoded by the coding sequence ATGCAATACCATATCGTACTTAGTGGGACGCGCTGGGCACAGACCAATGAAGAGATAAAGCTCGGCAAGCGTCCGCGAAACTACATTGCGCTGCTTCAGGAAGAACTGGGTGCCTGTATAGACATGCCTAATGTAGAAGCAAGCAGTGCAGATAAAGTGCGATCGAAGCTATTCGCAGGGCGGCCAGAAAACTGGGCTTTGGCCAGACAGCTTGTTAAACAGCTCACTTCTGATGATGTTGTCTTCTGCAGTGCCGAAGATTCATCCATACCCTTCTCTGCTTACTGTGTTGGCAAGAAGGATCGCCCTAAGGTTGTTTCGCTGTTTCAGAACTTTGATCGCCCACGGAACCGGCTCACAGCTAGATGGCTGAGGATTGCTAAATCTACAGATCTGTTTGTAGTCGGTTCTAAGTTCCAGCAGGATCTGGTTTGCAGGGATCTCAATCTCCCGAAATCTAGAGTGCTGTATCTGCCACAGTTCGTGGATACAAACTTCTTCACGCCGGGACTCCCTTCTCCAGATAAGAAACGTCCTATTATCGCCAGTGCAGGTCTAGAAAATCGAGATTATCGCCTGGTTGCGGCAGCAACTCAGGATATGGATTTAGATGTCAAGGTGTGTGATGCGTCTCGGTTTGCAAAGCGCTTGAAGAAGTCTTTCCCAGATGTGGTTCCTGCCAACATGGAATTTCGCTATTACGAGATGGGAGAGTTGGTTCAGCTTTATCGAGATGCAGATATTTTTGTAATGAGCGTGTTTGAGAGCGATTATCATGCTGGCTCTACCTCATTGATTGAGGCAATGGCCTGCAAGCGCCCCATCATTGCAACTGCCACAAAAGGACTGTCTTCTTATCTCGATCCAGATGCAATCCTCACAGTCCGTCCGGGCGACGCTGAAGGTTTGCGGAACGCAATATCCTATTTATTCAACAACCCCGACGAAGCAAAGAAACGAGCGGAGCGAGCCTATCAGATTGTGATGGAGCGCCATTCTTTGGAAGTCTATGCAAACACAATTGCTGCCCGCATGAGGGAACTTGGAGGGGGCGATCGCCCTGATGAAAGCATCATCATCGAGCCTGCAAGGCAGCCTGCAAACTTGGTGTAG
- a CDS encoding endo-1,4-beta-xylanase, whose product MAIQSRLGRRRLLQIGIGAAIAGCSSIRQRSRQGFGSHSLSPSALATAGFNSLAQVASRKGFFYGAASDYAMLSSDAQFAARYVENCRILVPENGLKWRALRPSPTEFDFTKTDWLFDFAVKYSLQMRGHTLVWHLSLPRWFSETVNSRNAERHLVHHIESVAGRYAGKVHSWDVVNEAIEVPDGRPDGLRKSPWLEFLGEEYIDLSFRVAAQADPEALRVYNDYGLQYDTSSHAAKRHAALRLLERLQAKGTPIQAFGIQSHLRASETRFNAEKLRQFLRDIASMGLKILITELDVSDQGLPADIEQRDRLVADAYREYLDVVLDEPAVIAVLTWGLSDRYTWLSEFKPREDGLPVRPLPLDENLERKPAWWAIAQAFDNAPLR is encoded by the coding sequence ATGGCAATACAATCCCGGCTCGGTCGTCGCCGATTGCTGCAAATCGGAATTGGGGCAGCGATTGCGGGCTGTTCGTCGATTCGGCAAAGGAGTCGCCAGGGCTTTGGCTCTCACAGTCTATCGCCCAGCGCTTTGGCTACAGCAGGCTTCAACTCTCTGGCACAGGTTGCATCCCGGAAAGGGTTTTTCTATGGAGCAGCTTCAGACTATGCCATGCTGTCCTCGGATGCTCAGTTTGCTGCGAGATATGTTGAGAATTGCAGAATTCTTGTTCCAGAAAATGGTCTGAAGTGGCGAGCTTTGCGTCCTTCTCCAACTGAGTTTGACTTTACTAAAACCGACTGGCTATTTGATTTTGCAGTAAAATACAGCTTACAAATGCGTGGCCATACATTGGTATGGCACTTGTCTCTGCCTCGATGGTTTTCAGAAACGGTGAATTCGCGCAATGCGGAGCGCCATCTGGTTCATCATATCGAGTCTGTTGCCGGCCGCTATGCCGGAAAGGTGCATTCTTGGGATGTGGTGAATGAGGCAATCGAAGTTCCAGACGGCCGCCCCGATGGGCTTCGCAAGAGTCCGTGGCTTGAGTTCTTAGGCGAAGAATATATCGATCTGTCATTTCGTGTTGCGGCCCAAGCCGACCCAGAGGCTTTACGGGTCTACAACGATTATGGGCTACAGTATGACACGTCTAGCCATGCGGCAAAACGTCACGCTGCCTTGCGCTTGCTAGAACGGCTACAGGCAAAAGGGACACCGATTCAAGCATTTGGTATTCAGTCTCATTTACGAGCGAGTGAAACTCGATTTAACGCCGAAAAGCTAAGGCAATTTTTGCGGGATATTGCCAGTATGGGCCTTAAAATCCTGATCACAGAACTAGACGTGAGCGATCAGGGTTTGCCTGCTGATATTGAACAGCGCGATCGCCTAGTGGCGGATGCCTATCGAGAATATCTGGATGTGGTGCTGGATGAACCAGCCGTCATTGCAGTGCTGACTTGGGGGCTGAGCGATCGCTATACCTGGCTGTCGGAGTTCAAGCCCCGCGAAGACGGGCTACCTGTCCGTCCTCTACCGCTGGACGAAAACCTGGAGCGCAAGCCTGCATGGTGGGCGATCGCCCAAGCCTTTGATAATGCTCCCCTTCGCTAG
- a CDS encoding O-antigen ligase family protein, whose protein sequence is MKGLWRFLELAFVIAYLTLYAGGILALFLSGGFSEGDAGSLRDVDFALIRQLLLVNYGISFLLLLWRWKYVVQRLFRSPFLLILLGLVVCSVLWSAQPSLTQTRAIALLGTTLFGVYFGTRFSPKEQLNLLAITFGIILFLNLAFVIALPQYGRMSGIHAGAWRGVFIHKNPFGQMMVLSSLIFLSLSSTKGRNSWMPMLGLAVSALMIVMSASSSSLINFVTLILIFMVIKVALWPDRIMIPVICTLSAVGSLASLFLVDLLELVVGSVGKDLTLTGRADIWPIVIRQGLQQPILGYGYSGFWGDWNSPGAAVWKDYGWLAPNAHNGFIDLWIQLGFVGAAIFLVCFLQMFVRGVQLSRGAEPSLYLWSVIYLIFTCLINSTESSLMVNNSLNWVLFVSLNMSLQPNRLRSRQTEEPVEVYMGALTPSVE, encoded by the coding sequence GTGAAGGGGCTGTGGCGATTCCTTGAGCTTGCATTTGTTATCGCTTATCTAACTCTTTATGCTGGCGGCATTCTTGCGCTTTTCCTGTCGGGAGGCTTTAGCGAGGGGGATGCAGGTTCTCTGAGGGATGTCGATTTTGCCTTGATTCGACAATTGCTTCTTGTAAACTATGGCATTTCCTTCCTGCTTTTACTATGGCGATGGAAGTATGTTGTTCAACGGCTATTTAGGAGTCCGTTCCTCCTGATTCTCCTGGGGCTTGTGGTGTGTTCAGTTCTCTGGTCTGCTCAGCCAAGCCTTACGCAGACAAGGGCGATCGCGCTTCTTGGCACCACGCTATTTGGAGTCTATTTTGGAACGCGATTTAGTCCGAAAGAGCAACTCAACCTTTTAGCAATTACATTTGGCATCATTTTATTTCTGAACCTTGCCTTTGTGATAGCCCTTCCTCAATATGGCAGGATGAGTGGTATTCATGCGGGCGCATGGCGGGGAGTTTTTATTCATAAAAATCCCTTCGGCCAAATGATGGTTTTGAGTTCTCTGATCTTTCTATCTCTATCTTCTACAAAAGGTAGAAACTCGTGGATGCCAATGCTGGGGCTTGCTGTTTCAGCGCTCATGATTGTCATGTCTGCCTCTAGCTCCTCACTGATTAACTTTGTTACGTTAATCCTGATTTTTATGGTCATCAAGGTCGCGCTTTGGCCAGACCGAATCATGATTCCGGTCATTTGCACTCTTTCGGCGGTCGGTTCTTTAGCTTCCCTCTTCTTGGTAGATTTGCTGGAACTAGTCGTTGGTTCTGTGGGCAAGGATCTAACCCTGACTGGGCGAGCAGATATTTGGCCAATTGTCATTCGTCAGGGTTTGCAACAACCGATCTTGGGCTATGGGTATAGCGGATTTTGGGGGGACTGGAATAGTCCTGGTGCAGCCGTCTGGAAGGATTATGGATGGCTTGCTCCCAATGCCCACAATGGATTCATTGATCTCTGGATTCAGCTTGGATTTGTGGGTGCCGCAATTTTCTTGGTTTGTTTCTTGCAAATGTTTGTACGAGGCGTTCAGCTATCTAGAGGTGCGGAACCCTCGCTGTACTTGTGGTCAGTTATTTATCTTATCTTTACATGCTTGATTAATTCTACGGAATCATCGTTGATGGTCAATAACAGCTTAAATTGGGTTCTTTTTGTCTCACTTAACATGTCTCTACAGCCCAACAGGTTGCGATCGCGACAAACTGAAGAACCTGTTGAGGTTTATATGGGAGCGCTAACACCTTCTGTTGAATAG
- a CDS encoding glycosyltransferase family 4 protein: MKILMLGEGLSRKGGIVSVQQLILEQADDSGVEIEHIATLVDGSSIEKLRAFFKALFDLSGRLLFGNIDLIHIHVSERGSAFRQSVTTLVSKLFGKPVVMHTHGSEFHEFYDHLPIFLRAALGWVYRQCDRFIVLSESWQQFYVEALNLKEQNVSVLPNAVRIPNQVPRRTDGQEGEVLFVFFGRIGQRKGAFDLVRSLLHLSERDRTRLRLVMAGDGETEKLRELVSELGLDHIVTVRDWVSPQEREALSREASVFILPSYNEGLPMALLEAMSWGLAIITTPVGGIPGLIKHKENGILVEPGDIYQIADAIRLLIENNALRTSLGHAARESVLPFGADSYWKALTDIYSSTATKRTATKR, from the coding sequence ATGAAGATTCTAATGCTGGGAGAAGGACTTTCGAGGAAGGGAGGAATAGTCTCAGTCCAGCAGTTGATCTTGGAGCAGGCTGATGATTCGGGCGTAGAGATTGAGCATATTGCAACGCTGGTTGACGGTTCTTCAATAGAGAAGCTTCGAGCATTTTTCAAAGCTCTCTTTGACTTATCAGGTAGGCTACTTTTTGGCAATATTGACCTGATCCATATTCATGTTTCTGAAAGAGGTAGTGCCTTTCGACAGTCCGTCACCACACTAGTATCCAAGTTATTTGGAAAGCCCGTGGTGATGCATACTCATGGCTCGGAGTTTCATGAGTTTTATGATCATTTACCCATCTTTTTAAGAGCCGCTCTAGGTTGGGTTTATCGTCAGTGCGATCGCTTCATTGTGCTGTCTGAAAGTTGGCAGCAATTTTATGTGGAAGCGCTGAATCTTAAGGAGCAGAACGTATCGGTACTGCCCAACGCAGTCAGAATTCCCAATCAAGTTCCTCGGCGAACTGACGGTCAGGAGGGAGAGGTTCTATTCGTCTTCTTTGGACGTATTGGCCAGCGGAAAGGTGCGTTTGATTTGGTGCGATCGCTGCTTCATCTTTCTGAGCGCGATCGCACTCGATTGCGGCTCGTAATGGCTGGTGATGGCGAAACAGAAAAACTACGTGAGCTTGTTTCAGAACTTGGGCTAGATCACATTGTCACTGTCAGAGATTGGGTCAGCCCTCAAGAACGCGAAGCCCTTTCCAGAGAAGCCAGCGTTTTTATCCTCCCTTCCTATAACGAGGGTCTGCCTATGGCCTTGCTGGAGGCTATGAGCTGGGGACTGGCAATCATTACTACCCCTGTAGGGGGTATTCCTGGACTCATCAAGCATAAAGAGAACGGAATTTTAGTGGAACCTGGAGATATCTATCAAATTGCGGATGCAATTCGGTTGCTGATTGAGAATAACGCCCTCCGAACTAGCCTTGGACATGCTGCTCGCGAGAGTGTGCTTCCATTTGGCGCAGATAGCTATTGGAAAGCGCTAACCGATATTTATTCGTCTACTGCCACAAAGCGTACTGCCACAAAGCGGTGA
- a CDS encoding oligosaccharide flippase family protein, whose product MKHRRKLLSNSASMLVNRVVQSVATFVLSASISRFLGADELGRYLLAFSFYYIFVGIASHGLKNLMIRMIAQGAESTRNESFYLLNCTILQLIISILGYICLLAIVTILPYEPGTKLTCYIIGAAVIPFSLSNMTEAFFQSQERMHLIATANVPVYVSRILAMIAAMQQGYGVNTIALLFVVSETLIFLIQWVLLTREMQMDWRLDPSFMVAKFKSAASFFAIDSLGIVNAKLEFLILSVAGSELLVGLYGGIIQLMQPFLIMTDSLMQAAYPGMVKSVQEGTDKQRKIAQSMVGILLSIALPTCVGFFFFGGDLLQFVYGDERFRDAAIILTVYSFSRVLASFNRPFGFVLMANGLERINMREGSVTMAVKALFGFFLVPRYQLAGAVSVALLVSVSTFLQFLFALRRLFSINFLEVFYYPGLICALMIPIFVGLQRLNPGFMIVLTVSTLIYFIIVGLLGVYALGGPRYVWSKVANRSSG is encoded by the coding sequence ATGAAACATCGACGTAAGCTACTCAGCAACTCAGCCTCAATGCTCGTTAATCGAGTTGTGCAAAGTGTTGCGACTTTTGTGCTATCTGCATCCATTTCGCGATTTCTGGGTGCTGATGAACTAGGAAGATATCTGCTTGCCTTCAGCTTTTACTACATTTTTGTCGGGATTGCATCTCACGGACTAAAAAACCTGATGATCCGGATGATTGCTCAAGGAGCAGAGTCCACCAGAAATGAGTCATTTTATTTGCTGAACTGCACGATTCTTCAGCTAATCATTAGCATCTTGGGCTATATTTGCCTGCTTGCAATTGTCACCATCCTTCCATACGAGCCTGGAACGAAACTGACCTGTTACATCATTGGTGCCGCTGTTATCCCCTTCTCTCTTTCCAACATGACTGAGGCCTTCTTTCAGTCACAAGAAAGAATGCATCTAATTGCTACTGCAAACGTACCTGTTTACGTTTCTCGCATCTTGGCAATGATTGCGGCAATGCAGCAGGGCTATGGAGTGAACACGATTGCTTTGCTGTTTGTAGTTTCAGAAACGCTGATTTTTCTGATTCAGTGGGTTCTGTTGACACGAGAGATGCAGATGGACTGGAGGCTTGACCCAAGTTTCATGGTTGCAAAGTTCAAGTCTGCTGCCAGCTTCTTCGCAATTGATAGTCTGGGAATTGTTAACGCCAAGCTCGAATTCTTGATTCTATCTGTGGCAGGGAGTGAGCTTCTCGTCGGGCTGTATGGTGGTATTATCCAGCTCATGCAGCCTTTTTTAATTATGACAGATAGCCTGATGCAGGCGGCCTATCCAGGCATGGTCAAGTCTGTTCAGGAGGGGACAGATAAGCAGCGCAAGATTGCTCAAAGTATGGTTGGAATTCTCCTGTCAATTGCGCTGCCAACCTGTGTCGGCTTCTTCTTTTTTGGAGGAGATTTGCTACAGTTCGTCTACGGTGACGAGCGATTTCGAGATGCAGCTATCATCCTGACTGTGTATTCCTTTTCAAGAGTCTTGGCATCGTTTAACCGACCGTTTGGATTTGTCTTGATGGCAAACGGATTGGAAAGAATCAATATGCGCGAGGGTTCTGTAACAATGGCTGTCAAAGCCTTGTTTGGATTTTTCCTGGTGCCAAGATACCAACTCGCTGGCGCAGTTTCGGTTGCGCTCTTGGTCAGTGTTTCGACATTCTTACAATTTCTGTTTGCTCTTCGTCGTTTGTTCTCAATCAACTTTCTGGAAGTGTTCTATTATCCAGGCTTGATTTGCGCCCTGATGATTCCTATTTTCGTAGGTCTTCAAAGGCTCAATCCAGGCTTCATGATTGTGCTAACCGTCTCTACGCTGATCTATTTCATTATTGTGGGACTGCTTGGTGTCTACGCACTGGGAGGACCAAGGTACGTTTGGTCTAAAGTCGCCAACCGCAGTTCTGGCTAG
- a CDS encoding GumC family protein: protein MSLASQDYYEEIDFQKYWNVLKRRWLPATTVFLTLTALSTAIALRQKPSYEAETLLQVRSSAASRLTGVGEGLGELERLTLQSNPVDSQAQIIQSAPIVSEVIQSLDLRDENGDPMLVKDVVSKLTARSIPATDLLRVTYASDDPEEAAAVLNRLVEVYTKNNVLVNRAEAAAAREFIAKELPKTEAAVRAADSDLRRFKEENGVVLLESEAQEAVNIISKLEDQVTQARAELSDTSARLAQLQGRVGADPRRATVIAALSQSAGVQEALTQLQAAQQELAVERTRYTEDHPAIANLQRRVQSLEELLRNRAVSVARSDWNNIRNDLQAGALQQDLIGELVRLEVQRQGIVLRLETLAQASNAYRQRAGALPRLEQQQRELERRLNAAQTTYEALLVRLQEIQVAENQNVGNVRVVSSATIPDEPLPSKKKLFLVAGALSGMLLGVATAFGIDLFDRSIKTVKEAREALGYTLLGVIPVFPRSGKSSSALGALDHPAPRVVVQDMPQSPIAASYQMLQANLKFLSSDKAVRSFVITSSVAQEGKSEIAANLAATLAQLGRKVLLVDADLRRPAQHHTWNLVNAAGLSNLLVDQVSSDSVIQEVMPNLYVLPSGVVPPNPVALLDSKRMAALVDDFLKEYDFVLFDTPPLAGIADAAVLGKMTDGMVLVVRPGVVDSSRALAAREFLKQSGQQVLGMVLNCVDVRNEPDSYFYYAGSQYHFSTSSTALSGATQIGAGVGSSSAKSQ, encoded by the coding sequence ATGTCTCTAGCTTCCCAAGACTATTACGAGGAAATAGATTTTCAGAAGTATTGGAACGTGTTGAAACGGCGCTGGCTGCCAGCGACCACTGTGTTCCTGACGCTTACTGCGCTGTCTACGGCGATCGCCCTACGTCAAAAACCTTCCTACGAGGCCGAGACCTTGCTTCAAGTCCGGTCGAGCGCCGCCTCAAGGCTGACAGGCGTGGGCGAAGGGCTGGGCGAACTGGAAAGGTTGACCCTACAGAGCAACCCGGTCGATAGTCAGGCGCAAATTATCCAATCTGCTCCCATCGTTTCTGAGGTTATTCAGTCGCTCGACCTCCGCGACGAAAACGGGGACCCCATGCTGGTCAAAGACGTGGTCAGCAAATTGACTGCCCGATCAATCCCAGCGACCGATCTGTTGCGAGTCACCTATGCTTCTGATGACCCCGAGGAGGCCGCAGCCGTACTCAACCGCTTGGTCGAGGTTTATACCAAGAACAACGTTCTGGTGAACCGTGCTGAGGCAGCCGCCGCTCGAGAATTTATCGCCAAAGAGCTACCCAAAACCGAAGCTGCTGTGAGGGCTGCCGACTCTGACCTGCGTCGCTTTAAGGAAGAGAATGGGGTAGTGTTGCTGGAAAGCGAGGCACAAGAAGCTGTCAATATCATCTCCAAGCTTGAAGATCAGGTGACCCAGGCGCGGGCTGAACTCTCGGACACTTCTGCGCGTCTTGCCCAGTTGCAGGGGCGCGTCGGCGCAGATCCCCGCCGAGCAACCGTAATTGCTGCTCTAAGCCAGTCTGCCGGTGTCCAGGAAGCACTGACTCAGTTGCAGGCGGCTCAGCAAGAATTGGCTGTTGAGCGGACTCGCTACACCGAAGACCACCCGGCGATCGCCAATCTCCAGCGCCGGGTGCAATCCCTGGAAGAGCTATTAAGGAATCGAGCCGTCAGTGTTGCTCGATCCGACTGGAATAACATTCGGAATGATCTCCAGGCAGGGGCACTTCAGCAGGATTTGATTGGTGAACTAGTCAGACTGGAAGTGCAGCGCCAGGGGATTGTGCTTCGCCTAGAAACTCTGGCACAAGCCAGCAATGCTTATCGGCAACGAGCAGGGGCACTGCCTCGCCTAGAGCAGCAGCAGCGTGAGCTAGAGCGTCGCCTCAATGCTGCCCAAACGACCTACGAAGCCCTATTGGTCAGGCTCCAAGAAATTCAGGTTGCAGAGAACCAGAATGTCGGCAATGTCCGCGTTGTGTCATCTGCTACCATACCCGACGAGCCACTTCCCTCCAAGAAGAAGCTTTTCCTGGTTGCCGGCGCGCTCTCAGGAATGCTCTTAGGAGTTGCGACGGCCTTCGGCATCGACCTATTTGATCGCTCAATCAAGACCGTGAAGGAGGCCAGAGAAGCCCTTGGCTATACCCTCCTGGGCGTGATTCCTGTCTTTCCCCGATCTGGCAAGTCCAGTTCAGCCCTGGGTGCTTTGGATCATCCTGCACCCCGCGTTGTGGTTCAGGATATGCCGCAGTCTCCAATTGCTGCGTCCTACCAAATGCTGCAAGCCAATCTCAAGTTTTTGAGTTCTGACAAAGCAGTGCGATCGTTCGTCATTACTAGCTCAGTCGCTCAAGAAGGGAAATCCGAAATCGCGGCCAATCTGGCAGCAACGCTGGCTCAGCTAGGTCGCAAGGTACTTTTGGTCGATGCTGACCTGCGCCGACCTGCACAGCACCATACCTGGAATCTAGTCAATGCTGCGGGCTTGAGTAATCTCCTGGTTGATCAGGTTTCCAGCGATTCGGTGATTCAGGAAGTCATGCCGAATCTATATGTCCTGCCCAGCGGCGTTGTACCTCCTAACCCAGTTGCGCTATTAGACTCCAAACGTATGGCCGCCCTGGTTGACGACTTCCTCAAAGAGTATGACTTTGTTCTCTTTGACACGCCTCCCCTTGCAGGCATCGCCGATGCAGCAGTTCTTGGGAAGATGACTGATGGCATGGTTTTAGTCGTTCGCCCAGGAGTTGTCGATTCATCGCGTGCCCTTGCAGCCAGGGAATTTCTGAAGCAGTCTGGTCAGCAAGTTTTGGGCATGGTACTCAACTGCGTTGATGTTCGCAATGAGCCTGATAGCTACTTCTACTATGCAGGCAGCCAGTACCACTTCAGCACTTCTTCTACGGCTCTATCTGGAGCTACCCAGATCGGCGCTGGAGTTGGATCTTCCTCTGCAAAGTCGCAATAA
- a CDS encoding WecB/TagA/CpsF family glycosyltransferase: MVLSNTLFEEIRIFGTKFHKITVCDLLNSIVEYAKQDRKTVIGNVNTRGMNFAYDLPWYRDFINRSELVFCDGFGVLLGAKMLGYSVKSSHRMTCPDYIESLVLLCEQHNLSLYLLAGKPGVVDKAMAQMKAIAPNLRVAGHHGHFAKTGPENDAVIADINRFQPDVFYVGFGMPLQERWIVDNFDRIDARVFLPLGACLDFYTGTVYRGPQWMTDRGLEWLSRLLVEPGRLWRRYIVGNPLFFYRIFKQRIQQRFKALKR; encoded by the coding sequence ATGGTTCTTAGCAATACTCTATTCGAGGAGATTCGCATCTTCGGCACAAAGTTTCACAAGATTACAGTTTGTGATCTTCTCAACTCCATTGTTGAATATGCAAAGCAAGATAGGAAGACGGTCATTGGCAACGTTAATACTCGTGGTATGAATTTTGCCTATGACCTGCCTTGGTATCGTGATTTTATTAATCGTTCAGAGCTGGTTTTTTGCGATGGATTTGGGGTTCTTTTAGGCGCAAAGATGCTGGGCTATTCTGTTAAGAGCAGTCACCGCATGACTTGTCCAGACTATATCGAAAGCCTGGTTCTTTTGTGTGAACAGCACAATCTTTCGCTGTATCTTCTTGCAGGAAAGCCAGGGGTAGTGGACAAGGCGATGGCTCAGATGAAGGCGATCGCCCCCAACCTCCGAGTTGCAGGTCATCATGGGCACTTTGCGAAGACTGGCCCAGAAAATGATGCAGTCATTGCAGACATCAACCGATTCCAGCCAGACGTGTTTTATGTGGGCTTCGGAATGCCGCTGCAAGAGAGATGGATTGTAGATAACTTTGACCGCATCGATGCGCGAGTTTTCTTACCGTTGGGAGCCTGTCTGGACTTCTATACGGGAACCGTCTATCGAGGCCCTCAATGGATGACCGATCGCGGGCTGGAATGGCTATCTAGGCTGCTGGTGGAACCGGGGCGGTTGTGGAGGCGATACATTGTAGGCAACCCACTGTTCTTTTACCGAATCTTCAAGCAGCGCATCCAGCAACGTTTCAAGGCTCTGAAACGGTAG